In Chitinophaga sp. HK235, a single window of DNA contains:
- a CDS encoding histidine phosphatase family protein: MKTLLLIRHAKSSWNNPDMDDFDRPLNKRGKQNAPEMAQRLITRGMVPELIITSPAKRARTTAKIMAEEWHYPKQAILLEEELYLCYASTFLKVITRIDDDFNAVAIFAHNPGITDFANYLTEEIRIDNVPTTGIFAIQADTDSWKDFDMATKKFLFFDYPRNN; this comes from the coding sequence ATGAAAACACTATTACTCATCCGTCATGCAAAATCCAGCTGGAACAATCCGGACATGGATGATTTTGACAGGCCGCTCAACAAACGAGGTAAACAAAACGCCCCCGAAATGGCCCAGCGCCTCATAACAAGAGGCATGGTCCCCGAACTGATTATCACCAGCCCGGCTAAACGCGCCCGCACCACGGCTAAAATCATGGCCGAAGAATGGCACTATCCCAAACAGGCCATCCTCCTGGAAGAAGAGCTGTACCTCTGTTACGCCTCCACCTTCCTGAAAGTGATCACCCGGATAGATGATGATTTCAACGCTGTGGCCATCTTCGCACATAACCCCGGGATTACCGATTTTGCCAACTATCTCACAGAAGAAATCCGCATCGATAATGTGCCCACCACCGGCATCTTTGCCATTCAGGCAGATACCGACAGCTGGAAAGATTTTGACATGGCCACCAAAAAATTTCTCTTCTTCGATTATCCGCGTAATAATTAA
- the dusB gene encoding tRNA dihydrouridine synthase DusB codes for MVKIGNIDLGEFPLLLAPMEDVSDPPFRAVCKDNGADLMYTEFISSEGLIRDAIKSRQKLDIFPYERPVGIQIFGGDEEPMTMAAQIVEATNPDLLDINFGCPVKKVVCKGAGAGILKDIPKMVKLTAAVVKATKLPVTVKTRLGWDEDSKNIEEVAERLQDVGIKALTIHGRTRTQLYKGHADWTLIGKIKNNPRIHIPIFGNGDICTPEQAIAAREKYGVDGVMIGRAAIGYPWIFREIKHFMKTGEHLPPPTVLERVEVCKKHLRQSVSWKGDVVGILEMRRHYTNYLKGLPHIKEFRQQLVTYKTLAEIEDVLDAVVLQYKDHIFERTAPTLAEHNFPPADNEMAGCNVYV; via the coding sequence ATGGTGAAGATAGGAAATATTGATCTGGGAGAATTCCCCTTACTGCTGGCACCTATGGAAGATGTGAGCGATCCCCCCTTCCGTGCGGTGTGTAAGGATAACGGGGCCGACCTCATGTATACCGAGTTTATTTCTTCGGAGGGACTTATCCGTGATGCCATCAAAAGCCGGCAGAAGCTGGATATTTTCCCTTATGAGCGTCCGGTAGGGATCCAGATTTTCGGTGGGGATGAAGAGCCCATGACCATGGCAGCCCAGATTGTAGAGGCTACCAACCCCGATCTGCTGGACATCAACTTTGGATGCCCTGTAAAAAAGGTAGTCTGCAAAGGCGCCGGGGCCGGCATCCTGAAAGACATTCCTAAAATGGTAAAACTGACGGCAGCCGTGGTAAAAGCCACCAAACTGCCCGTGACCGTTAAAACCCGTCTGGGCTGGGATGAGGATTCCAAAAATATTGAAGAGGTAGCGGAGCGTCTGCAGGACGTAGGTATTAAAGCGTTAACCATTCACGGCCGCACCCGCACGCAGTTGTATAAAGGTCATGCAGACTGGACGCTGATCGGAAAAATTAAAAACAATCCGCGTATACACATCCCTATCTTTGGTAACGGTGACATATGTACGCCGGAGCAAGCTATCGCCGCCAGAGAGAAATATGGCGTAGACGGGGTTATGATAGGCCGCGCTGCTATTGGCTATCCCTGGATATTCCGGGAAATCAAGCATTTTATGAAGACAGGCGAACATTTGCCGCCTCCAACTGTTTTGGAAAGAGTAGAAGTTTGTAAAAAACATCTGCGCCAGTCAGTGTCCTGGAAAGGAGACGTTGTAGGAATCCTTGAAATGCGCCGCCACTATACCAATTACCTCAAAGGGCTGCCCCATATAAAAGAATTCAGACAACAATTAGTAACTTACAAGACATTAGCGGAAATAGAAGACGTACTGGATGCGGTTGTTTTACAATACAAGGACCACATATTCGAAAGGACTGCTCCCACACTAGCTGAACATAATTTCCCGCCGGCTGATAATGAAATGGCTGGTTGTAACGTTTACGTATAA
- a CDS encoding phosphatidate cytidylyltransferase, which translates to MKTFFTRTASALVFVAVMLGGILWSPFTFFLLFFLVSFFALQEFFKLMRLIDPGYATIPSWHKWGVTVAGAAIMLAFTGDYFYIGSISTGFIGWWVAVIFLLVLPLGEILLDKDFSPKNVGYSCMGLLYVVIPFSLLVNIRLSAIDIHYTPENVGTAPGWLIPLLLIIFIWINDTMAYIVGSLIGRTPFFPSISPKKTIEGTVGGMILAVVAAGVYGYYWGQQYLSLQHWLVLAGIAAIFGTIGDLLESRLKRMAGVKDSGTIMPGHGGFLDRFDSLLLAAPFAWIYVHFFMMA; encoded by the coding sequence ATGAAGACGTTTTTTACCCGCACTGCCTCCGCGCTGGTGTTTGTGGCAGTCATGCTGGGAGGTATCTTATGGAGTCCCTTTACTTTCTTTCTGCTGTTTTTCCTGGTCAGCTTTTTTGCGCTGCAGGAATTTTTTAAGCTGATGCGCCTGATCGATCCCGGTTATGCCACCATTCCCTCCTGGCACAAATGGGGGGTAACGGTTGCCGGAGCTGCCATCATGCTGGCTTTTACCGGCGATTATTTTTATATAGGCAGTATCTCTACCGGCTTTATCGGATGGTGGGTTGCCGTTATCTTCCTGCTGGTATTACCACTGGGAGAGATATTACTGGATAAAGACTTCTCTCCTAAAAATGTGGGCTACTCCTGTATGGGGCTGCTGTATGTGGTAATTCCCTTCAGCCTGCTGGTCAATATCCGGCTCAGCGCTATCGATATCCACTATACACCTGAAAACGTGGGTACCGCACCGGGCTGGCTGATTCCCCTGCTGCTGATTATTTTTATCTGGATCAACGATACCATGGCCTATATTGTAGGTTCTCTGATAGGCCGTACACCTTTTTTCCCGTCTATCTCGCCTAAAAAAACCATTGAGGGAACAGTAGGAGGGATGATACTGGCAGTAGTCGCTGCCGGCGTATATGGCTATTACTGGGGTCAGCAGTATCTCTCTCTGCAACACTGGCTGGTATTGGCCGGCATTGCTGCCATCTTCGGTACTATCGGCGATCTCCTGGAGTCCAGACTCAAGCGGATGGCCGGTGTAAAAGATTCCGGTACTATCATGCCTGGTCATGGCGGCTTCCTCGATCGCTTCGATTCCCTGCTGCTCGCCGCTCCCTTTGCCTGGATTTATGTGCATTTCTTCATGATGGCTTAA
- the proC gene encoding pyrroline-5-carboxylate reductase has protein sequence MSAKKIAIIGGGNLGSAIAQGLVKSGFSSPADITVTKRNTGTLADLKAAGVQIETDNAKAIRQSEVIVVALKPYNVREVLQQFKEELDPTRHILISVVTGVSIADLLHIVPEIPLVRAMPNTAIAIQESITCICAANTTDEQIRYVKTMFDQLGATVSIDEKLMDAATVLGACGIAFALRFIRANIQGGIEIGFDVRTASLIAAQTVKGAAELLIRENRHPEEEIDKVTTPKGCTIAGLNEMEHQGFSSSLIKGISTSYNKIVKG, from the coding sequence ATGTCAGCCAAGAAAATAGCCATTATCGGGGGAGGTAACCTGGGGTCGGCCATTGCACAGGGACTGGTGAAGAGTGGTTTTTCCAGCCCTGCAGATATTACCGTTACCAAGCGCAATACCGGTACCCTGGCCGATCTGAAGGCAGCAGGCGTACAGATAGAGACAGACAATGCTAAAGCCATCCGGCAATCTGAAGTGATTGTGGTGGCACTGAAACCATACAATGTGCGGGAAGTGCTGCAACAGTTCAAAGAGGAACTGGACCCGACCAGACATATTCTTATCAGCGTAGTTACCGGTGTCAGCATCGCCGACTTGTTACATATTGTACCGGAGATACCTTTGGTAAGGGCCATGCCTAATACTGCCATCGCGATACAGGAGTCTATCACCTGTATCTGTGCCGCCAATACCACCGATGAACAAATCCGGTATGTAAAAACGATGTTTGATCAGCTGGGTGCTACTGTAAGCATCGACGAAAAACTGATGGATGCCGCTACTGTACTGGGAGCCTGCGGTATCGCCTTTGCATTGCGGTTTATCCGTGCCAATATTCAGGGTGGCATTGAGATCGGCTTTGATGTCCGTACCGCCAGCCTGATAGCGGCGCAAACCGTGAAGGGTGCGGCAGAACTGCTGATCCGTGAAAATCGTCATCCGGAGGAGGAAATTGATAAGGTAACTACCCCCAAAGGCTGTACGATTGCGGGACTAAATGAGATGGAGCACCAGGGCTTCAGTTCTTCTCTGATAAAAGGTATCAGTACATCCTATAATAAGATTGTGAAGGGTTAA
- a CDS encoding type II CAAX endopeptidase family protein, producing MTGYLKQSPTALQFVTFIGFFIGFFLIYITGLQLLLEPLTGHTIMEIQNGDLTDPNLIGYLKITQFFYTVIVYLVPAAVFAYLWQPYPARYLGLKPAPKAIQIVLALMGIYGALWVAGFVSDWNQTWNVPQDARDMQAQAEKMVNLMLRMPGIKDLIINLILVAIVPSIAEELFFRGVFQRLLIKSTRRVWLSVVLSSIFFSAVHGEILDFMAIAVLGFVLGAIYVLSGNLWLSILAHILNNGTKVVLMYLFQHGMIQTDPSKDTPVAWYTALLCGIVTIGLLWALRQKSTPMVMTDPVKQSVDKDVDRIGMDENQ from the coding sequence ATGACCGGTTATCTGAAACAGTCTCCCACCGCTTTGCAGTTCGTCACCTTCATTGGATTCTTTATCGGCTTCTTTCTGATATACATTACAGGGCTGCAATTGCTGCTGGAACCCCTTACCGGGCACACCATCATGGAGATCCAGAATGGAGACCTGACAGACCCTAACCTTATCGGCTATCTGAAAATTACACAGTTTTTCTATACTGTGATCGTTTACTTAGTTCCGGCCGCTGTTTTTGCTTATCTCTGGCAACCTTACCCGGCTCGTTATCTTGGCCTGAAACCCGCTCCCAAAGCGATACAGATCGTGCTGGCGCTGATGGGTATTTATGGTGCGCTGTGGGTGGCCGGGTTTGTGAGCGACTGGAATCAGACCTGGAACGTGCCTCAGGATGCCCGTGATATGCAGGCCCAAGCCGAAAAAATGGTCAACCTCATGCTCCGCATGCCAGGCATCAAAGATCTGATCATCAACCTGATACTGGTCGCTATCGTTCCTTCTATCGCTGAAGAACTGTTTTTCAGAGGGGTATTTCAGCGTCTGCTTATCAAAAGCACCCGCAGAGTATGGCTTAGCGTAGTCTTATCCTCTATTTTCTTCAGTGCCGTTCATGGTGAAATACTGGACTTCATGGCCATAGCAGTACTCGGGTTTGTGCTGGGCGCCATCTATGTGCTCAGCGGCAACCTGTGGCTGAGTATACTGGCCCACATACTCAACAACGGCACCAAGGTGGTGCTGATGTACCTGTTCCAGCATGGCATGATACAGACAGACCCGTCTAAAGACACGCCGGTGGCCTGGTATACGGCCCTGCTTTGCGGGATAGTGACGATTGGATTGTTATGGGCTCTCCGCCAGAAATCAACTCCTATGGTCATGACAGATCCTGTAAAACAGTCTGTTGACAAGGATGTTGACCGTATCGGTATGGATGAAAATCAGTAA
- a CDS encoding DEAD/DEAH box helicase, with the protein MQATFKAAAFFARIKEAHHTSSPEEKFRQYKQILESLFRDLTREESRSFGNLFARMQFYFDKEVVPPEIRQQLTALRLLTNKTTAGMFPLQDHEHLLCIKALTAAVAWVYQEQEPDDLRQLFLTTGNTRLALSYQHNPADIPLLKCMITATGALHLNDSGKHTFTIQVKNDEQGDFELLLDHLDDLTVVALHPLLRPYDTILVHHCRQGNSQDVYITTAESLVILEPDLLIDISDLAECFTHKGANRLLYLVKKLTPQQASPAAFKGNLVNALLDEMLRNREIDFKTSFVEAVAENVLQAAAYGREQLNEMYRDIRQQHWGNLHTTVRDLQDKPVRIEPTFFSARYGLQGRLDLMTEDDQDPHRKEIFELKSGKAPDFNTWRNHEMQVVGYNLLLRSAFGRQRKGSSAILYSAAAASPLRNVSSTHRTENDLLLLRNQVVAMLLRLAGEEYEILSAITGTAATGLPSFSANHFTAFEKAWYSAPPEAKAYYQQYLSFVLREYLQAKCGMFSEVNREEDADGFSALWLQTEEEKEARFNIISGLCFREFDTVNSAVLFDIADPVSHNFRVGDTAIIYPRTGAELRPMQQQLLKGRIDDLGKDTLTFSLNNRQMTLDFFRQFDEWIIEHDIYESNYWIAAAALFHVLSPLNAQRVRLLLGLEIPRWHPLPFPAPAMFNANQEQIVRQALEAQDYYLLQGPPGTGKTSSLLTTIVGEMVKQRRHVVLVAFTNKAVDEICNKLEAKQVRYLRLGGRSSESAQQLRQLCLEGNLDNARAYITGHHVFVATVATMATRLEQLLMMGIPADTLIVDEASQLTEPQLLGLLMPFRKFILIGDQNQLPPVVAQEASFCRVKDPVLQQLGIHDLRASIFERLMHRCKQAQWRHAWGMLNTHFRMHDSIANLVNHYYAGQLASGGEQQQAAFEPGPAVEETSWKQVLALGRKVFIPSPYEATSKMNQTEAARVVSLLRYLQAQYGETFTKDTVGVVTPWRTQISLIRELLSEDKVLQQVNIDTVERFQGSENDIIIVSLAVYHAAQVHTLQSLGSFRWEETEIEVDRKLLVTLSRARKQVVLMGYEPALRESPHYRRVLAEMTRGQL; encoded by the coding sequence ATGCAGGCGACATTTAAGGCAGCTGCTTTTTTTGCGAGGATAAAAGAAGCGCATCATACATCCAGCCCCGAAGAAAAATTCCGACAATACAAACAAATACTGGAAAGCCTCTTCCGCGACCTTACGCGCGAAGAATCCCGGTCTTTCGGTAACCTGTTTGCACGAATGCAGTTTTATTTCGACAAAGAGGTAGTGCCTCCTGAGATCCGCCAACAGCTGACAGCCCTGCGTCTCCTCACCAACAAAACCACCGCCGGCATGTTCCCCCTGCAGGACCATGAGCATCTGCTGTGTATCAAAGCACTCACCGCTGCAGTAGCCTGGGTTTACCAGGAACAGGAACCGGATGATTTACGGCAACTGTTCCTGACAACAGGCAATACCCGGCTTGCCTTGTCCTATCAGCATAATCCTGCTGATATCCCATTGCTGAAATGTATGATCACCGCTACCGGCGCACTGCACCTGAACGATAGCGGGAAACATACTTTTACGATACAGGTTAAGAACGATGAACAGGGTGACTTTGAGCTGTTGCTCGACCACCTGGACGATCTTACGGTAGTAGCGCTGCATCCGCTGTTGCGCCCTTACGACACCATCCTGGTACATCATTGCCGCCAGGGCAACAGCCAGGATGTTTATATCACCACTGCTGAAAGCCTCGTCATACTGGAGCCAGACCTGCTCATTGATATCAGCGACCTCGCCGAATGTTTCACCCACAAAGGCGCCAACCGCTTGCTGTACCTGGTCAAAAAGCTTACGCCGCAGCAGGCCTCGCCGGCAGCATTCAAAGGTAACCTGGTCAACGCCTTGCTGGACGAGATGCTGCGCAACCGCGAGATAGATTTTAAAACCTCTTTCGTGGAAGCCGTGGCCGAAAACGTATTACAGGCAGCAGCCTACGGTCGCGAACAACTGAATGAAATGTACCGGGACATCCGCCAGCAGCACTGGGGCAATCTCCATACAACGGTACGCGATCTGCAGGACAAACCAGTCAGGATAGAGCCCACCTTTTTCTCTGCCCGCTACGGTCTGCAGGGAAGGCTGGACCTCATGACTGAAGACGATCAGGACCCTCACCGTAAAGAGATCTTTGAACTGAAAAGCGGCAAAGCGCCCGACTTCAATACCTGGAGGAACCATGAGATGCAGGTAGTAGGCTACAACCTGTTGCTCCGCTCCGCCTTTGGCCGGCAACGCAAAGGCAGTTCTGCTATTTTATATTCTGCCGCTGCGGCCAGTCCGCTCCGGAACGTAAGCAGTACCCACCGTACTGAAAACGATCTGCTGTTGCTCCGCAACCAGGTGGTCGCCATGTTGCTGCGACTGGCAGGGGAAGAGTACGAAATATTATCGGCTATCACCGGCACAGCCGCTACCGGACTACCTTCTTTCAGCGCCAACCATTTTACAGCCTTTGAAAAAGCCTGGTACTCGGCACCACCGGAGGCCAAAGCTTATTATCAGCAATATCTCTCTTTTGTATTAAGGGAATACCTGCAAGCCAAGTGCGGCATGTTTTCTGAAGTGAACCGGGAAGAAGATGCCGATGGATTCTCAGCCCTGTGGCTGCAAACGGAAGAGGAAAAGGAAGCCCGGTTCAATATTATCTCCGGATTGTGCTTCCGTGAATTTGATACCGTCAACAGTGCGGTCTTATTTGATATAGCCGATCCCGTTAGCCACAACTTCCGGGTTGGAGATACCGCCATCATTTATCCGCGCACCGGCGCCGAACTACGCCCCATGCAACAACAGCTGCTGAAAGGCCGTATCGACGATCTGGGAAAAGATACGCTTACCTTTTCCCTTAACAACCGTCAGATGACGCTGGATTTCTTCCGTCAGTTTGATGAATGGATTATTGAGCATGATATCTACGAATCCAACTACTGGATTGCGGCTGCAGCCCTATTCCATGTATTATCACCTTTAAATGCACAGCGCGTCCGTCTGCTGCTGGGCCTGGAAATACCCCGTTGGCACCCCTTACCATTTCCGGCGCCGGCCATGTTCAATGCCAATCAGGAGCAGATCGTCAGGCAGGCCCTGGAGGCGCAGGACTACTACCTGCTACAGGGACCTCCCGGCACAGGCAAAACATCATCTTTGCTCACCACTATTGTAGGGGAGATGGTCAAACAACGCCGCCATGTAGTGCTGGTAGCCTTTACCAACAAGGCGGTAGATGAAATATGTAATAAACTGGAGGCAAAGCAGGTCCGTTATCTGCGGCTGGGGGGACGTAGCTCCGAGTCAGCACAGCAGCTACGGCAGCTTTGCCTGGAAGGCAATCTTGACAATGCCCGAGCTTACATCACCGGCCACCATGTATTTGTAGCCACCGTTGCCACGATGGCCACCCGGCTGGAACAGCTGCTGATGATGGGCATCCCGGCCGATACCCTGATCGTGGATGAGGCTTCGCAGCTGACAGAACCTCAGCTGCTGGGACTATTGATGCCCTTCCGGAAATTTATTCTGATCGGTGACCAGAACCAGCTGCCGCCGGTTGTGGCCCAGGAAGCATCTTTCTGTAGGGTAAAAGACCCGGTGCTGCAGCAGTTGGGCATACATGATCTGCGTGCTTCCATTTTTGAGCGGCTGATGCATCGCTGTAAACAAGCTCAGTGGCGGCATGCCTGGGGCATGTTGAACACTCATTTCAGAATGCACGACAGTATCGCCAACCTGGTAAATCACTATTACGCAGGGCAGCTTGCTTCAGGCGGAGAGCAGCAGCAGGCTGCCTTTGAGCCCGGGCCCGCTGTGGAAGAAACGTCGTGGAAGCAGGTGCTGGCTTTAGGCCGGAAGGTATTTATCCCCAGTCCTTATGAGGCCACCTCCAAAATGAACCAAACGGAGGCTGCGCGGGTAGTATCGTTGTTACGATATCTTCAGGCGCAATACGGGGAAACCTTTACCAAAGATACAGTGGGGGTGGTCACGCCATGGCGTACACAGATCAGCCTCATACGGGAGCTGTTGTCGGAAGACAAGGTGCTTCAGCAGGTGAATATCGATACAGTAGAGCGTTTTCAGGGTTCTGAAAACGATATTATTATTGTATCGCTGGCGGTATACCATGCAGCGCAGGTACACACCCTGCAAAGCCTGGGCAGCTTCCGCTGGGAAGAAACAGAGATAGAGGTAGACCGTAAATTACTGGTAACATTATCGCGTGCCCGGAAACAGGTGGTGCTGATGGGCTACGAGCCGGCGCTGCGTGAGAGTCCGCATTACAGGAGGGTGCTGGCTGAAATGACCCGGGGGCAACTGTAG
- a CDS encoding NUMOD4 domain-containing protein encodes MTTIKNLRNEVWKDLQIKNKSALRKKYAVSNMGRVISYHESTEDGKLLTGSTVEGYTVLNVKPADSYQSLYLHREVAKLFNKKPGRNYRYVIHLDYDKKNNKANNLKWATKEEMEEHQQNSPAKLAYKEKQRNRVKGLKLNVTKVKSIKRLLNKPGKKTMKQIAEQFDISEMQLYRIKSGENWAHVTLD; translated from the coding sequence ATGACCACAATTAAAAATCTGAGAAATGAAGTCTGGAAAGACTTACAGATTAAAAACAAATCTGCCCTGCGTAAAAAATACGCGGTTTCAAACATGGGGAGAGTGATCAGTTATCATGAAAGTACCGAAGATGGTAAGCTGCTCACGGGTTCTACCGTGGAAGGCTATACGGTTTTAAATGTAAAACCGGCAGACAGTTACCAGTCACTCTACCTGCACAGGGAAGTGGCCAAGCTTTTCAACAAAAAACCAGGCCGCAACTATCGGTATGTTATCCACCTGGACTACGACAAGAAAAACAATAAGGCCAACAACCTCAAATGGGCAACCAAGGAGGAAATGGAGGAACATCAGCAGAATAGCCCGGCCAAACTGGCTTACAAGGAAAAACAACGTAACCGGGTAAAAGGCCTCAAGCTGAACGTGACGAAAGTGAAGAGTATCAAGCGCCTGCTGAACAAGCCCGGTAAAAAAACCATGAAACAGATCGCCGAACAGTTTGATATCAGCGAAATGCAGCTGTACCGCATCAAAAGCGGTGAAAACTGGGCACACGTAACACTGGATTAA
- a CDS encoding DUF2007 domain-containing protein translates to MEKGWVKIFSSDRPFEAEIVKGMLADNGINAVLLNRQSSSYNITLPGLAEIYVHEQEEQVARDLVQNHNNVTGGDADAVIPE, encoded by the coding sequence ATGGAAAAAGGATGGGTGAAAATATTTTCGAGCGACCGCCCCTTTGAGGCGGAAATTGTAAAAGGCATGCTGGCAGACAACGGTATCAATGCTGTACTACTCAACCGTCAATCATCTTCCTATAACATTACACTCCCCGGTCTGGCTGAAATATATGTGCACGAACAGGAAGAACAAGTAGCCAGAGACCTGGTGCAAAATCACAATAACGTTACCGGAGGCGATGCCGATGCGGTAATACCGGAATAG
- a CDS encoding amidophosphoribosyltransferase, producing the protein MSDAIKHECGLAFIRLRKPFSYYQQKYGTVFYGLNKLYLLMEKQHNRGQDGAGVATVKLNTEPGVPFMHRIRSAAPQAIGDVFSKIREEIQEIEKYQPEITKYPGLLKGHIRFLGENLMGHLRYATQGKNNVELCHPFVRYNTIPARNLAMAGNFNLVNADELFKFVQVNPGEVHKNSDLAAMLETVHHFLAKEDEEHRNGLNVKNILQQAFSLFDGGYHACGLIGTGDAFVIRDPNGIRPSYYYINEDVIVAASERAAIRTTFNVGENEVLELMPGNALIVKNNGEYSIEQILEPKERKACSFERIYFSRGNDEKIYKERSALGRNLSATVLKAIDNDLRNTIFSFIPNTAEVAFYGLLKGLEDYLNKIKVERILSWDKDFDEEKLTEMVNRRIRIDKIAIKDVKMRTFITEDSSRNEMVQHVYDITYGTVRPGVDSLVVIDDSIVRGTTLRESIVKMLDRLGPKRIIVVSSAPQIRYPDCYGIDMSKMGDFVAFQAAIALLKDHGKEHILQEAYGLCKELQRTNTLHAQNVVKNVYKPFTPEQISAKIAEILTPEGIRAKVEVIYQSIESLHEACPNNLGDWYFTGDYPTPGGNRVVNKAFMNFMEGKNERGY; encoded by the coding sequence ATGAGTGATGCGATCAAACATGAATGCGGCCTGGCATTTATAAGATTAAGAAAGCCGTTCTCTTATTACCAACAGAAATATGGAACTGTATTCTATGGGTTGAACAAACTGTACCTGCTCATGGAAAAACAACACAACAGAGGCCAGGATGGCGCTGGTGTGGCAACGGTAAAACTCAACACAGAACCTGGTGTTCCCTTCATGCACAGGATTCGCAGCGCCGCCCCACAGGCTATCGGCGATGTTTTCAGTAAGATCCGGGAAGAAATTCAGGAAATCGAAAAGTATCAGCCCGAAATCACCAAATATCCCGGACTCCTCAAAGGACATATCCGGTTCCTTGGTGAAAACCTGATGGGCCACCTCCGCTACGCTACCCAGGGCAAAAACAACGTGGAACTCTGCCACCCTTTTGTACGCTACAACACCATCCCCGCCCGCAACCTGGCCATGGCCGGGAACTTTAACCTGGTAAATGCCGACGAGCTCTTTAAATTTGTTCAGGTAAACCCAGGCGAAGTACACAAAAACAGCGACCTCGCCGCCATGCTCGAAACCGTTCATCACTTTCTTGCTAAAGAAGATGAAGAACACCGCAACGGGCTCAATGTTAAAAATATCCTGCAACAGGCATTCTCCCTGTTCGACGGCGGATACCACGCCTGTGGCCTTATCGGCACCGGCGACGCCTTTGTGATCCGCGATCCTAACGGCATCCGTCCTTCCTACTACTATATCAACGAAGACGTAATCGTAGCCGCCTCCGAAAGAGCCGCCATCCGCACTACCTTCAACGTAGGCGAAAATGAAGTGCTCGAACTCATGCCCGGCAACGCCCTCATCGTTAAAAATAACGGCGAGTACTCCATAGAACAAATCCTGGAACCCAAAGAACGCAAAGCCTGCTCCTTTGAAAGGATCTACTTCTCCCGTGGCAACGACGAAAAAATCTACAAGGAACGTTCCGCCCTCGGCCGTAACCTGTCTGCCACTGTACTCAAAGCCATCGACAACGATCTCAGAAATACCATCTTCTCCTTCATCCCCAATACCGCCGAAGTGGCCTTCTACGGACTCCTCAAAGGTCTGGAAGACTATCTCAACAAAATCAAGGTGGAAAGGATTCTCTCCTGGGACAAGGATTTCGATGAAGAGAAACTGACCGAAATGGTCAATCGTCGTATACGCATCGACAAAATCGCCATCAAAGACGTAAAAATGCGCACCTTCATTACGGAAGATTCCAGCCGTAATGAAATGGTACAGCACGTATATGATATCACCTACGGTACTGTAAGACCCGGCGTCGACTCACTGGTAGTGATAGACGATTCCATCGTAAGAGGTACCACCCTCCGCGAAAGCATCGTTAAAATGCTGGACCGCCTCGGACCCAAACGTATCATCGTGGTGTCTTCTGCACCGCAGATCCGCTACCCCGACTGCTACGGTATCGATATGAGCAAAATGGGTGATTTCGTTGCCTTCCAGGCTGCCATCGCCCTGTTGAAAGACCATGGCAAGGAACATATCCTGCAGGAAGCCTATGGCCTGTGTAAAGAGCTGCAACGCACCAACACACTCCATGCTCAGAACGTAGTGAAAAATGTTTATAAGCCTTTCACACCAGAGCAGATTTCAGCTAAAATCGCTGAAATACTCACTCCCGAAGGCATCCGTGCCAAAGTGGAAGTCATCTACCAGTCTATCGAAAGCCTCCACGAAGCCTGCCCCAACAATCTGGGCGACTGGTACTTCACCGGAGACTATCCGACCCCTGGCGGCAACCGCGTGGTAAACAAAGCCTTCATGAACTTCATGGAAGGTAAAAACGAAAGAGGATACTAG